In the Gossypium arboreum isolate Shixiya-1 chromosome 10, ASM2569848v2, whole genome shotgun sequence genome, one interval contains:
- the LOC108487934 gene encoding UDP-galactose/UDP-glucose transporter 2-like isoform X4, producing the protein MAFVSYGWYFTFVQGFVYLFLIYLQGFSPKKMVNPWKTYVKLSAVLMGSHGLTKGSLAFLNYPAQLMFKSTKVLPVMVMGAFIPGLRRKYPAHKYVSAILLVLGLILFTLADAQISPSFSVIGVIMVIGALVMDSFLGNLQEVIFNMNPETTQMEMLFCSTVVGLPLLIPPMVLTGEVFEAWNSCSESFIGFRLDSERQHHWRNMSF; encoded by the exons ATGGCATTTGtgag CTATGGCTGGTACTTCACATTTGTCCAAGGGTTCGTCTACCTTTTTCTGATTTACCTTCAAGGTTTCAGTCCGAAGAAAATGGTGAACCCATGGAAGACTTATGTGAAACTCTCTGCTGTTCTCATGGGCTCTCACGGCCTCACAAAAGGATCTTTAGCTTTCCTCAATTACCCAGCACAGCTCATGTTTAAATCCACCAAA GTTCTTCCAGTGATGGTAATGGGTGCCTTCATACCTGGTTTGAGACGAAAATACCCAGCACACAAATATGTTTCTGCAATACTTTTAGTACTGGGTTTGATCCTTTTCACCTTAGCTGATGCACAAATTTCACCAAGCTTCAGTGTAATTGGTGTAATAATGGTGATTGGTGCTCTTGTAATGGATTCTTTTCTGGGTAATTTGCAAGAAGTTATCTTCAACATGAACCCTGAAACAACACAG ATGGAAATGCTGTTTTGCTCCACCGTCGTTGGTTTGCCATTATTGATCCCACCCATGGTTTTAACAGGAGAAGTATTCGAAGCATGGAATTCGTGTTCTGAG TCATTTATTGGATTCAGGCTAGACTCAGAAAGGCAGCATCACTGGAGAAACATGTCCTTTTGA
- the LOC108487934 gene encoding UDP-galactose/UDP-glucose transporter 2-like isoform X1: MAFVSYGWYFTFVQGFVYLFLIYLQGFSPKKMVNPWKTYVKLSAVLMGSHGLTKGSLAFLNYPAQLMFKSTKVLPVMVMGAFIPGLRRKYPAHKYVSAILLVLGLILFTLADAQISPSFSVIGVIMVIGALVMDSFLGNLQEVIFNMNPETTQMEMLFCSTVVGLPLLIPPMVLTGEVFEAWNSCSEARLRKAASLEKHVLLKKLRDALESLKGRVAGRNKDDVGEAIAMVNVLCFAVLSLNYDLSVICQSYLL, encoded by the exons ATGGCATTTGtgag CTATGGCTGGTACTTCACATTTGTCCAAGGGTTCGTCTACCTTTTTCTGATTTACCTTCAAGGTTTCAGTCCGAAGAAAATGGTGAACCCATGGAAGACTTATGTGAAACTCTCTGCTGTTCTCATGGGCTCTCACGGCCTCACAAAAGGATCTTTAGCTTTCCTCAATTACCCAGCACAGCTCATGTTTAAATCCACCAAA GTTCTTCCAGTGATGGTAATGGGTGCCTTCATACCTGGTTTGAGACGAAAATACCCAGCACACAAATATGTTTCTGCAATACTTTTAGTACTGGGTTTGATCCTTTTCACCTTAGCTGATGCACAAATTTCACCAAGCTTCAGTGTAATTGGTGTAATAATGGTGATTGGTGCTCTTGTAATGGATTCTTTTCTGGGTAATTTGCAAGAAGTTATCTTCAACATGAACCCTGAAACAACACAG ATGGAAATGCTGTTTTGCTCCACCGTCGTTGGTTTGCCATTATTGATCCCACCCATGGTTTTAACAGGAGAAGTATTCGAAGCATGGAATTCGTGTTCTGAG GCTAGACTCAGAAAGGCAGCATCACTGGAGAAACATGTCCTTTTGAAGAAGCTTAGAGATGCGCTCGAATCTTTAAAAGGGCGCGTAGCTGGAAGAAACAAGGATGATGTAGGGGAAGCTATTGCCAtggttaatgttttatgttttgCAGTTTTATCATTGAATTATGATCTATCAGTGATATGCCAGtcctatttattataa
- the LOC108487934 gene encoding UDP-galactose/UDP-glucose transporter 2-like isoform X5 — protein sequence MAFVSYGWYFTFVQGFVYLFLIYLQGFSPKKMVNPWKTYVKLSAVLMGSHGLTKGSLAFLNYPAQLMFKSTKVLPVMVMGAFIPGLRRKYPAHKYVSAILLVLGLILFTLADAQISPSFSVIGVIMVIGALVMDSFLGNLQEVIFNMNPETTQMEMLFCSTVVGLPLLIPPMVLTGEVFEAWNSCSEIVM from the exons ATGGCATTTGtgag CTATGGCTGGTACTTCACATTTGTCCAAGGGTTCGTCTACCTTTTTCTGATTTACCTTCAAGGTTTCAGTCCGAAGAAAATGGTGAACCCATGGAAGACTTATGTGAAACTCTCTGCTGTTCTCATGGGCTCTCACGGCCTCACAAAAGGATCTTTAGCTTTCCTCAATTACCCAGCACAGCTCATGTTTAAATCCACCAAA GTTCTTCCAGTGATGGTAATGGGTGCCTTCATACCTGGTTTGAGACGAAAATACCCAGCACACAAATATGTTTCTGCAATACTTTTAGTACTGGGTTTGATCCTTTTCACCTTAGCTGATGCACAAATTTCACCAAGCTTCAGTGTAATTGGTGTAATAATGGTGATTGGTGCTCTTGTAATGGATTCTTTTCTGGGTAATTTGCAAGAAGTTATCTTCAACATGAACCCTGAAACAACACAG ATGGAAATGCTGTTTTGCTCCACCGTCGTTGGTTTGCCATTATTGATCCCACCCATGGTTTTAACAGGAGAAGTATTCGAAGCATGGAATTCGTGTTCTGAG ATTGTCATGTGA
- the LOC108487934 gene encoding UDP-galactose/UDP-glucose transporter 2-like isoform X2, whose amino-acid sequence MAFVSYGWYFTFVQGFVYLFLIYLQGFSPKKMVNPWKTYVKLSAVLMGSHGLTKGSLAFLNYPAQLMFKSTKVLPVMVMGAFIPGLRRKYPAHKYVSAILLVLGLILFTLADAQISPSFSVIGVIMVIGALVMDSFLGNLQEVIFNMNPETTQMEMLFCSTVVGLPLLIPPMVLTGEVFEAWNSCSEVMICLCSLDYHWLEELGCSLRSLFMLDSERQHHWRNMSF is encoded by the exons ATGGCATTTGtgag CTATGGCTGGTACTTCACATTTGTCCAAGGGTTCGTCTACCTTTTTCTGATTTACCTTCAAGGTTTCAGTCCGAAGAAAATGGTGAACCCATGGAAGACTTATGTGAAACTCTCTGCTGTTCTCATGGGCTCTCACGGCCTCACAAAAGGATCTTTAGCTTTCCTCAATTACCCAGCACAGCTCATGTTTAAATCCACCAAA GTTCTTCCAGTGATGGTAATGGGTGCCTTCATACCTGGTTTGAGACGAAAATACCCAGCACACAAATATGTTTCTGCAATACTTTTAGTACTGGGTTTGATCCTTTTCACCTTAGCTGATGCACAAATTTCACCAAGCTTCAGTGTAATTGGTGTAATAATGGTGATTGGTGCTCTTGTAATGGATTCTTTTCTGGGTAATTTGCAAGAAGTTATCTTCAACATGAACCCTGAAACAACACAG ATGGAAATGCTGTTTTGCTCCACCGTCGTTGGTTTGCCATTATTGATCCCACCCATGGTTTTAACAGGAGAAGTATTCGAAGCATGGAATTCGTGTTCTGAG GTTATGATTTGTTTATGCTCCTTGGATTATCACTGGCTTGAAGAACTAGGTTGCTCTCTGCGAAGTCTGTTCAT GCTAGACTCAGAAAGGCAGCATCACTGGAGAAACATGTCCTTTTGA
- the LOC108487934 gene encoding UDP-galactose/UDP-glucose transporter 4-like isoform X3, translating into MVNPWKTYVKLSAVLMGSHGLTKGSLAFLNYPAQLMFKSTKVLPVMVMGAFIPGLRRKYPAHKYVSAILLVLGLILFTLADAQISPSFSVIGVIMVIGALVMDSFLGNLQEVIFNMNPETTQMEMLFCSTVVGLPLLIPPMVLTGEVFEAWNSCSEARLRKAASLEKHVLLKKLRDALESLKGRVAGRNKDDVGEAIAMVNVLCFAVLSLNYDLSVICQSYLL; encoded by the exons ATGGTGAACCCATGGAAGACTTATGTGAAACTCTCTGCTGTTCTCATGGGCTCTCACGGCCTCACAAAAGGATCTTTAGCTTTCCTCAATTACCCAGCACAGCTCATGTTTAAATCCACCAAA GTTCTTCCAGTGATGGTAATGGGTGCCTTCATACCTGGTTTGAGACGAAAATACCCAGCACACAAATATGTTTCTGCAATACTTTTAGTACTGGGTTTGATCCTTTTCACCTTAGCTGATGCACAAATTTCACCAAGCTTCAGTGTAATTGGTGTAATAATGGTGATTGGTGCTCTTGTAATGGATTCTTTTCTGGGTAATTTGCAAGAAGTTATCTTCAACATGAACCCTGAAACAACACAG ATGGAAATGCTGTTTTGCTCCACCGTCGTTGGTTTGCCATTATTGATCCCACCCATGGTTTTAACAGGAGAAGTATTCGAAGCATGGAATTCGTGTTCTGAG GCTAGACTCAGAAAGGCAGCATCACTGGAGAAACATGTCCTTTTGAAGAAGCTTAGAGATGCGCTCGAATCTTTAAAAGGGCGCGTAGCTGGAAGAAACAAGGATGATGTAGGGGAAGCTATTGCCAtggttaatgttttatgttttgCAGTTTTATCATTGAATTATGATCTATCAGTGATATGCCAGtcctatttattataa